In the genome of Micromonospora sp. Llam0, the window GGCGACTACCACGCCCGTGAGCTGGCGCTCTACCTGCAGCGGGTAGCGCGTGACGAGCCGTACTACACGTTCTTCGGCCCGGCCGGCACCGACAGCACCGACAGCGTGGGCACCATCGGGGGCGGACGGTGACCGCCCCCGCGCGGGTCGCCATCGTCACCGGCGGTTCCCGGGGCATCGGGCGTGGGATCGTGCTGTCGCTGGCCGCCGCTGGCTACGACGTCGTGGTCAACTACGCCCGCAACGCCGACGCCGCCCGCCAGGTCGGCGAGCAGATCGAGGCGATGGGCCGCCGGGCGCTGCTGGTCGGCGCGGACGTGTCGGTCGCGGCCGACCGCCACCGGCTGGTCGATCAGACCGTGGCGACCTTCGGCCGGATCGACCTGCTGGTCAACAACGCCGGTGTGGCCCCGGACGTACGGGCGGACCTGCTCGACGCGACGGAGGAGTCCTTCGACCGGCTGATCGACATCAATCTGAAGGGTCCCTATTTCCTGACCCAGCTGGTCGGCCGGACGATGATCGGCCAGCTGGCCGACGGGGTGGTCGATGCTCCGAAGATCGTCATTGTCTCGTCGATCAGTGCCTACACGGCGAGCGTCAACCGGGGCGACTACTGCGTGGCCAAGGCCGGCCTGGCGATGACCACCCAGTTGTACGCGGCCCGCCTGGCCGAACACGGCATCAACGTCTACGAAATCCGGCCCGGGATTGTCGCCACCGACATGACCGGCCCAGTCCAGGCCAAGTACGACGAGCTGATCTTCAACCAGGGGCTCACGCCGATCCGCCGGTGGGGTCAGCCAGACGACGTCGGGCGGGCCGTGGTGGCGGTCGCCACCGATCTGCTGCCGTTCAGCACCGGTCAGGTGATCGACGTCGACGGGGGCTTCCACCTGCGGACGCTGTAGCCAGCGGACGCTTCAGCCCGCCGGCACCCCTACGGGTGACCGATGGGTGGTCGACCAGGGCTGCGCCCGGAGGCGCCGACGTCGACCGGCCGGCAGGATTCGGGCATGGACATCGCTCTGGTCGGCTGGGTGGCGTTGACCGGTGGCTGGCTCGCCGCCGCCGTAATCGCCGAATCGCTGCCGTCGGCGGGCAGCCCGGCGGCCCTGCGGCGCCGGGTCGGCTGGCTGACCGCGTTCGTGCTGGCCGGCCTGGGCGGGATCGCCGGGTTGATCGGTGGCGGGGCGGCCAGCGCCCAGGTGCTGCTGGTCGCCGTGCCGGCGGTGGCGGTCGCGGTAGTGACCCTGCCGCGCCTACGGCGGCTGTACGGCGGATCGGCGGCGTTCGTCACCGCGCCCGCCGCGCCGAGTCCGCCGGGGCTGCTGGCCCGCGCGGCGCACCCGTTGGTGGCGTTGCCGGTGCAGGTGACGACGGTGACGCTGGTGGCGGTGGCGGCGCGGTACTTCGGTGGTGTGCCAGTGCTGGGGGTGGTGGCCGACGGGCTGGTGCTGACCGTGGCGGTGATCCTGCTGGTCGCGGTCGGGGTGCGGCATGCGCTGCGGCACAGCGCGCTGGCTGAGCACGCCTTGGTCGGCCGGCTGCCGAGTAGCTGAGCTGGGCTGGTCCGGCGGCCGTTCCGGGGGGACGGTGAGGCTGGCGGGACGGTCGAGGCCGGGCACGGTTGAGCCCCGGGACGCACCCGGGGCTCAACCGTTGGTCAGTCCAGGTCGAATTCGCCGTCTCGGGCACCGCCGAGGAAGGCGTCCCACTCGTCGGAGGTGAAGATCAGGACCGGCCCGGTCGGGTTCTTCGAGTCGCGAACCGCGATGGCCTGGTCGACGAACGCGATCTCCACACAGTTGTCGCAGTTCGGCCCGCTGCGCGAGCTCTTTCGCCAGGCCGCACGGGTCAGGTCTACCCGAAGCCCCTTGACCTCGATGTCCACAATGGCTCCTTTGCGCGTTTCGCGATCATGGCGACGGACTCCTCGGGAGTGAGCGCCGCCGCGCGTATGTGATCGAAGATAAATATGTATTTGCGTAGTTCTTCGGTCTTTTCCAGGAAGAGCCCACCGGTGGCGTTCTCCGCGTAGACCACGTCCGCGTCGCTGGGCTCCGGAAAGTCGAGGATGGCGAACGTCCCGTCCATCCCCGCGTGTGCCCCCACCTCGAACGGAAGGACCTGCAGGGTCACGTTCGGCAGATCCGCCGCCTCGACGAGGCGGTGCAGCTGAGCGCGCATCACCGCGTCGCCGCCGACCGGCCGACTCAACACAGCCTCATCGAGCACCGCCCATACATCGATCTGATCTTCCTGTGTCAGTAACGACTGACGCTTCAGTCGGACATGGACGCGGTGGGCAACTTCTTCGTCGGTGATGTCGGGCCGGGCCGAGCGGATCATCGCCTGGGCGTAGTCGGCGGTCTGCAGCAGACCGGGGACCACCTGCTGCTCATACGCCCGGACCGACCGGGCCGC includes:
- a CDS encoding 3-ketoacyl-ACP reductase — translated: MTAPARVAIVTGGSRGIGRGIVLSLAAAGYDVVVNYARNADAARQVGEQIEAMGRRALLVGADVSVAADRHRLVDQTVATFGRIDLLVNNAGVAPDVRADLLDATEESFDRLIDINLKGPYFLTQLVGRTMIGQLADGVVDAPKIVIVSSISAYTASVNRGDYCVAKAGLAMTTQLYAARLAEHGINVYEIRPGIVATDMTGPVQAKYDELIFNQGLTPIRRWGQPDDVGRAVVAVATDLLPFSTGQVIDVDGGFHLRTL
- a CDS encoding DUF397 domain-containing protein translates to MEVKGLRVDLTRAAWRKSSRSGPNCDNCVEIAFVDQAIAVRDSKNPTGPVLIFTSDEWDAFLGGARDGEFDLD
- a CDS encoding helix-turn-helix transcriptional regulator produces the protein MTERRSPTVRRRRLGAELRRRREAAKVTIDSVAERLECSASKVSRIETGHTTATPRDVRDMLEIYGVTGEEAEELVQIAREARQKGWWHPYSTVLTGAYVGFEAAARSVRAYEQQVVPGLLQTADYAQAMIRSARPDITDEEVAHRVHVRLKRQSLLTQEDQIDVWAVLDEAVLSRPVGGDAVMRAQLHRLVEAADLPNVTLQVLPFEVGAHAGMDGTFAILDFPEPSDADVVYAENATGGLFLEKTEELRKYIFIFDHIRAAALTPEESVAMIAKRAKEPLWTSRSRGFG